The nucleotide window ATGCTGCCGTGGGCTCATCTAGTAACAGAAGTTTAACTTCCTTCGATAAAGCTTTCGCAATTTCCACGAGCTGCTGCTTACCCACACCAATATCCATAATCTTAGTGTCAGGATTTTCTTGAAGACCAACTTGCTTCATCACCTTAATGGCATCGGCGCGGGTTGCTTCCCAATCAATCACGCCATACTTCTGACGCTCATTACCGAGATATATATTTTCAGCGATTGAAAGGAATGGGCTCAATGCCAACTCCTGCTGAATCACTACAATACCTAGTTCTTCAGAATCCTTGATTTTTTTAAAGTTGCATTCTTTACCATCATAAAAAATAGTGCCCGAGTAAGTACCACTCGGATATACTCCTGAGAGTACATTCATCAATGTCGACTTTCCAGCACCGTTCTCACCACAAATTGCATGGATTTCACCACGAGCAATCTCCAAATTCACATTTGTAAGGGCCTTAACTGGACCGAAAGTTTTCGTGATATTTTGCATCTGTAATATCATTTGGGAATTTGACATATTACACACCTCGTTTGCGTTGGCTCCTCGCCTGAGAATATCTCAAGATTTAAAACACCTACTAGTAATTTTATAGCGACCTTGCTACTCCTGTTCGCAAAGTCGCTATAAAGTCTTCAACATACTACTTAATAATCGGAGCAGAGATATCTTTCTGATATTGTGATTCGGTGATGAATCCTGCCTCAACTTCATAATGTAAACCTTTTTGTTCACCTGTTGGGTTCTTAACTAATTCATCTGACATTAACAGCCAAGTTTGCACTTCTTTCTTACCATTGTTCATAGGAGCATCAGATGATTTCGGCTTCTTGCCATCAGCGATCTGAGTCAAGATTGACGTTGTCTGATCTGCGAGTAGGGCAACATTCTTGAAGACAGTCTGTGCCTGTGCACCGTGCTCAATGTTGGTGATCGCGATATCCATACCATCCTGGCCGGTTATGACTGGCCATGCAGATTTGTTCTGCTGGTTTGAAGCAGAGTATGGAATAGATGGAGACATATCAGGACGTGCATTCTTGATTGACTTCATAACACCTAGTGAGATGGCATCATATGGAGAAAGGACAGCGGCGAGTGGCTTATCTCCAAGCTTGGTCATAAATGCATCCATTTGTTTTTGTGCTTGGGTTTGATCCCATGCGTGAACAGAGATCTTCTTCCAATCTGCATCTGTAGTGTCTTTGGTTACAAGACCTGATGGATCAACCAATTGGCCTGACTGGAAGTAAGGCTTTAGTAAATCCCAAGCCCCCTTGAAGAAGTAAGGTGCATTGTTATCATCATCCGAACCAGCAAAAAGTGCAATGTTTAGGGGTTCAGTCTTACCACCGTTACCCTTCAAATCAAGCTTATCTATAATGGTATTTGCCTCAAGGATACCAGTGCGTTCAAGATCGAAAGTCACATAATAATCTACGGCCTTGGTATTCATTACTAAGCGGTCATAAGAAACGACAACGCCGCCTTGTGATTCTGCCTGCTCAACCGCCGGTCCAACAGCAGTGCCATCAACTGCTGCAACGACAATTGCCTTTGCACCAGCAGAAACCAGATTGTTGATATCATTTGACTGCTGTGATGGGCTGTTATTTGCATACGCGAGCTTAGTCTTGAATCCTGCTTTTTTGAGATCCTTAACCAAATTGGCACCATCAACATTCCAACGCTGATCAGCTTTAGTAGGCATTGAAATACCAACCAAATCACCTTTTTTAAGCGCGGTACTTGTTGATGCTGAAGTACTACGGCTAGGACTGCTACAAGCTGCCATTACTGCAACACTAGTAATAGTTATAAAGGCGGTACTTGCTAACTTTTTAAAGTTCATTTTAAATGTCCCCTTTTTTATTTACATTTTAAATTCCAATTTTGAGAAATATTAATACGTTCTAAAATTGCTATTAATCTTGAAAACGTTTAAAAAAATAAAAACTAAAAACAATTCAGAATGCGCTCGTCCCCATCGCGCTAAACCCAACCATGCCAACTTATTTCAAGTACAACCCCATAATGTTTAATAAACATTGACGGCTATTGCACGATACTTCAAACGTAAGCCCTTCCAAATATCTTTAAAGAATAGGTCTACTAACCATTTTTAACTTAAATTGTCCCATTCATAACTTCCAGATGCTGCAGTTTGAAAGGTTGAATCTACGAATCTACTAACTTAGCTTTTATTCGAGCTGATATTTATCCGTACATATTTAGGGGCGGAATTCGGTTATCTGAAGTTATTGCTGTCCTAACTTTCTCCATATTTTATATTCTCCCTCTTTTTAAAATAATAACGCTTACAAATAATGTAGTATTTTTGTACGTACATGTCAATAAAAAAATATATATATTTTTAGATGTACGTATAAATATTCCTGTACAACATAACAAGTAGACTTCTTCCTGTATTCATAGTACCACTCACACCTTGTACAGACGAGTGGGTCCTTTTTCCTTTTGCACTGATTCTTCTACGCTTCAGAATATTGGCCTCCATATGAAAAATACCACAGTACCAAGGACTGTGGTGCGACAAATTATATGCTATCTTATCTATTAGAAAAACCTCATTTACTTATGATACGGTTCACCTCAACAATAGGAAACTTTAATTAAATCTTAAAAAAACCTGCTAGGAACATAAAATTTCTAGCAGGCTTTTGCTCATTTTATCGATTTTTTTATTCTGAGAATATACAATTATTTTTCGTAAAAATGGCTAAACGCTTTATCAAGATTTAGATTCGCACGCTCCCACACCTTATCAGCAGACAAGATATCCGTTCCTTGAGCGCGAACCAAATCAAACTGGCTAAAACCCATGACATTAGTAAACATCTCTTTTAGATAATTTGGGGCAAAATCTAATGCAGTATAACGGTCGTTATTAGTATAGATACCACCTGAAGCTTGCAGTAGAAGCAATCGATAGTCATCAGTCATCAGTCCCACAGAGCCAGATTCTGTGTATTTAAACGTTTCACGAGCGATGAGGATGTTATCCATGTAGTCTTTTAGTCGAGATGTAATGTTAAAATTATGCAGCGGCGTTGAAATGACGATACGATGATAGTCCTTGAATTGTGTCAATAATGCAGCAGATTGTTTGCCAATCATTGCTTCAGTTGGATTTAGTGCTATGTCAGACTGTTGTTTATTCCAAATAGCAAGTAATCCATCTGCTTCAATTCTTGGAATATCCAAATCATAAAGATTAATGATTGTCAGTACATTGTCTGGGAATTCATTCTTATACTTATCAATAAATTTATCTTGCAATTGGACAGAAAAGTGATTGTGGTTTGTAAAATCAGGATGGGCGTTAATAAGTAAAGTTTTCATATTAAATCTCCTTTGTTTTTGATAAACTAAGTATACTGTTTAAAGGTGACAATATAAGACACCATTAAACAAAGGCGGAGGAAAAAATGAAAAAAGCAGAACGACTCAATCAAGAACTTATTTTTTTGAGCAATAAACACGAATTCCAATTGAAAGATTTGATGAAAGAATTCCATATTTCTAAAAGAACGGCACTAAGAGATATTGAAGAATTGGCTAGGATGGGGTTGCCTTATTATACAGAAAGCGGCAGATATGGGGGTTATAAATTAATTAACCAAACCTTGCTACCTCCAGTTTATTTTAACAATGACGAGATTCGAGCTATTTTTTTCGCATTGAACGCCCTAAACCTTCTCTCAAGCACACCTTTTGAAAAATCATATGCCCATATCCGACAGAAATTATTTGCTACTTTACCTAAGAGTCAGCAAGAATATCTTGATAGGATGCTTGAGGTGGTTCGGTATTATGGTGTTGCTCCAATTAATCCGCCAGAATATCTTGCACTCATCTTAACTGCTATTATGGAAGAAAAAATTGTTCGAATGATATATTCTCAATATGAAATAATTAACATTGATTTGCAGATCTATGAATTGTTTTATCGCAATGGCATTTGGTTTTGTAGTGCTTATGAGGTAAATCAAGAAATGTGGGGAACATATCGCTGTGATTATATGTCTGAGTGCGAACTTCTTGAAGAAATGGAACATACCTACTCACATAGAGAACTGAAGAAATTTCAAGAGGATCACGAAAATAATTACCATAACATCCCTTTTCGCGCTCGATTAACTTCGTTTGGAAAAGAGCTATTTTTAAAGCATCATTATCCAAATATGGTGCTAGAAGAGAAAGATGGTATCTCTTATCTGACTGGTGGCTATAATGAAACTGAGCTCGACTATATGACGCATTATCTTTGTTCATATGGAAAACATGTAAAGATTGAATTTCCAGAACAGCTCAAGGAAAGTTATCTCCAACAACTTGAAGAAATAAAGGCACAATATCTGTGAACACATGTAAACACAGGGATGGATCCCTTGTTTTCTTATATGATTCAGTAGATCCGTCCCCGTGTTTTTTTATAGGTTTTGGTTAAAATTCATAGCCTTTTTTTAGAAAAAACTCCTTTACTTATGATACGGTTCTCCGTAACGTATCTAAATGAGGATTTATCACCCTCTTTGATTACGCAGCAACTTATCCTGTTTCCACACAGTTTATTACACTTTTATCTTTTACAATTCAATTCAAAACAAGTCCATAAACTACTTTGTGGACTTACTTTTTTATAAAGCCTTGTATAAGATGGTTTTTTTTTTCAAATAATAAGAAAAAATTATTAAGGATTTTTCAAATGGCAAACACACCAAATAACAATAACTGCCCAAATTATAATAGAATTAAATATATCCTCAACCAATCACCAGATTTACTTTGCAGGACAATTGAGGTCGCTGGAATTTGTCTGGAAGTTGTCTTTATGAAAAATTTAATTAAGAATGCAACAGTTAATGAATACGTTATTAAATTCATTCAACAGCTGCCAAAAAAAGATATCACCCATTCTTATTTAATGAAGAATATCCCTATTGACGAGGTAAAGATTGACTTTAAGGAACAAGAAGTTATTTCTTCACTTTTAAATGGATTCGTTTATATTTACTTATTAAAAGAAAATAAAGCCCTTTTAGTAAATTGTGCTAATCCAATTGAAAGATCCATCGAGAAAGCAGAAACTGAATCCTTGGTATACGGCCCTAAAATTTCGTTTACAGAATCATTGTCTTCTAATATAAAAATTATCAGACAAAATCTAAATAATTCTAATTTGTGTACGGATGAATTAGAAATAGGAGAACGTGTTAAGAAGAAATTAAGAATTATTTACATTAAAGATATAACGGATGAAGACATACTAAAAACACTTAAGCAGAAGCTTGAAACTATTACAACTGATGATATAATTGACAGTTCAGTTTTGGCACAGTGTCTTGAAGATAATCATTATTCCTTTTTTCCTCAGTTTATCATGACAGAGCTGCCCGATCGATTTCTCTATTCTATTTTAAATGGACGAGTTGGTATCCTTTTAGATCGAAGCCCAGTGGCTATTATTGGACCTGCTAATTTTTTTTCGTTTTTTGAATCAACAGAAGATATTTATTTACGCTGGCCTTTAAGTACTTTCATAAGATTTATACGGTTCTTGGCTATGGCTGGATCACTGCTATTTACAGCATTCTATGTTGCAATCCTTACCTATCACTTTGAACTTATACCATCTAAATTGTTAATTGTCATTGGGCAATCACGTTCACAAGTTCCTTTTCCCCCTTTACTAGAAGCAATATTAATGGAATTATTAATTGAATTACTTAGAGAGGCAGGGGCACGTCTTCCATCAAAAGTAGGTCAAACAATGGGGATTGTTGGAGGGATTGTTATTGGTCAAGCAACTGTTGAGGCTGGCTTAACTAGCAATATTTTAATTATTATCGTGGCATTTAGTGCATTAGGGGCCTTTTCAGCTCCAATTTATGAGATGGGGACTGCTATAAGAATTACCAGATTTCCCTTCATTATTCTAGCAGGTGTTTGGGGTATTAATGGGATTGTGATTGGCGTCTGTGTACTGGTTGTCCACTTGTTAAAGTTGACATCCTTAAATAGACCTTATCTTGCACCTCTATACCCGTTTAGGATAAAGGATTTAAAATACTTTCTCATACGGCTTCCACACCATTTTTATAGGAAACGTCCTGTTGTCAATCGTCCATTAAACGTATTCCGGATAGGATGGAAATTTAAAAAAACAGAAAACGATTTAGATGAATTTTGAGGTGGATAATGAAATCAAATATTAGTTTTGTAAACGCCTATATTGCTTTCTTTATCATTCACACTTCACAAATCGGAATGGGCATACTTGGCGTCCCTAGAATTGTTTTTCTTGAAGCTAAGCAAGATGCCTGGATCAGTGTTCTACTATCTGGACTATTCATTAGTGTTATCATTTGGATGATAATTAGCATCCTTGGTAAATATGAAAACTGTAATCTTTATGAAATACACGAGAATTTATTTGGCCGCTTTATAGGCAGTATCATCAATACCTTTATGGTTATTTACTTTATTGCAGCTCTTTACTCTATCATCATCGCTTATGTTGAATTGTCCCTGACATGGGGATATGAAGGAGTTGATGAATGGGTAGGTGTTTTAGTGCTATTATTAGTAACCATTTATGCTGTATCTGGCGGATTCAGAGTAATTGCAGGAACATGTTTCTTATCCTTCTTAATGACTATTTGGCTGGTATTTGTTTTTTATCAACCACTTGAATCAATAAACTTCACTAGAATTTTACCCGTCATGTCGGCAACCCCAGCACAAATAATGAAAGGAGTATTTAAAACCAGTTTTACAATGTTAGGTTTTGAAACTTTATTTTTTATTTTTCCATTTATAAAGGAGAAAAAAAAGCTGCTTTTTTTTAGTCAATTAGCAATCTGGTCTACTACACTTATTGTCTTTATAACAACTGTTATTTCGATATTATTTTTTAGTCCAAAGGAATTAGAAATACATATTTGGCCTGTCGTCAGTATGATAAGCACGGTCCATTTTCCATTTCTTGAAAGGTTTGAATTTATTGCCGTTCCATTATGGATATTGGTTATTTTTCCAAATTTATGTTTATACCTGTTCATTTCTACTAAAGGAGTAAAACAAATATTTCATTTAAAACAAAAACATGGTATATGGGTAATCTCAATAATCATTTTTATCACGAGTTTTTTTGTCACCAAAAGAGTCGACAATAACCTTTTTTTTAATCAAGTTGGTCATGTCGGCTTTTACCTATGGTTTATCTATCCGATCTTGTTATATTCCATATCAAACATTAAATCTAAACTTTTTTCACATTCTTAACGGAGTTGAAAAGATGAAAAAATGGCTTATTCTATTTTGTTGTCTTCTCTGTACTGCATGCGTGCCCCCTGGAAAAATATTAGAAAGGCAAGGGATTTCAACTATTATTGGTTATGATTTACTTGATAAAGATACATATAAAGGCTCTATTAGCTTGTTGCAATTCGACCGTAAAGAAGAAAAAACAAGTGAAACCATTTCTGCCGTCGGTACTACAAGCAAACAAATAAGACAAAGGTTAGAACAACAAACAAGCCACGATATTACATCTGGACAATTGAGGACAATACTTTTTGATAAAGATATAAGTGAAAAGATGGGAATTTCATCCTTTTTAGATTCAATGCAACGGGACAGCAGCATTGGATCATTAATATTTTTGGCCATTACAAACCATACTGAAGAAGTCATTAAAAATAATAATTATGAAGAATACCCTGAGATGGGATCATATATTTATCATTTATTAGAAAAGCAAGCAAGGAATGAAATGTTAATAAACTCCAACCTGAATGATTTTTTCTCCACTCTATATGAAATAGGCATCGATCCTACCTTACCTATTATATCGAATAAGAATGGTGCAGCACCCTATATTGAAAGGGTGGCATTATTAAAGGATGATAAAATGGTCGGTTCTATTTCTTTGACAAAAACCTTGTTCATAAAATTGTTCACCAATCGCAGGGCTTCTTTGGGAGATATAACATTAAATATTCCTATAGAGGTTTTAGAAAAAAAGGGAATACCACTAGTCGAAAAGCCAAAAGGAGATAAATTTAAAATTACAATTCACCCAATAAAGCACCGAGGAAAAGTTAAATTATCTAACGAAGATGACTTTTATCTAAACGCAACGATTAAGGTTTCAACTATAGAAGTACAGCCTGCAATTACTCTTAACAATAAGAAATCTTTAAAAAAATTGGAGCAACTGCTTGGGGAAGAACTAAGCAAAGAATTGGGGGATTTTCTTGAGGAGTTAAGAAAATTAAATACTGATCCAATTGGCATTGGAAGAAAAATAAAAAGCATCAGAAGATATTCCAATTTAAGTGATAAAGATTTGAGGGAAAAGTATTTAAGTTTAAAGTTAAAATCAACTATTAAGGTTGAAATAAAACGAACAGGTGCTGTTGATTAGTAAAGATAGTAGAGAAAAAACTCTACTAT belongs to Neobacillus sp. OS1-2 and includes:
- a CDS encoding substrate-binding domain-containing protein, with protein sequence MNFKKLASTAFITITSVAVMAACSSPSRSTSASTSTALKKGDLVGISMPTKADQRWNVDGANLVKDLKKAGFKTKLAYANNSPSQQSNDINNLVSAGAKAIVVAAVDGTAVGPAVEQAESQGGVVVSYDRLVMNTKAVDYYVTFDLERTGILEANTIIDKLDLKGNGGKTEPLNIALFAGSDDDNNAPYFFKGAWDLLKPYFQSGQLVDPSGLVTKDTTDADWKKISVHAWDQTQAQKQMDAFMTKLGDKPLAAVLSPYDAISLGVMKSIKNARPDMSPSIPYSASNQQNKSAWPVITGQDGMDIAITNIEHGAQAQTVFKNVALLADQTTSILTQIADGKKPKSSDAPMNNGKKEVQTWLLMSDELVKNPTGEQKGLHYEVEAGFITESQYQKDISAPIIK
- a CDS encoding spore germination protein is translated as MANTPNNNNCPNYNRIKYILNQSPDLLCRTIEVAGICLEVVFMKNLIKNATVNEYVIKFIQQLPKKDITHSYLMKNIPIDEVKIDFKEQEVISSLLNGFVYIYLLKENKALLVNCANPIERSIEKAETESLVYGPKISFTESLSSNIKIIRQNLNNSNLCTDELEIGERVKKKLRIIYIKDITDEDILKTLKQKLETITTDDIIDSSVLAQCLEDNHYSFFPQFIMTELPDRFLYSILNGRVGILLDRSPVAIIGPANFFSFFESTEDIYLRWPLSTFIRFIRFLAMAGSLLFTAFYVAILTYHFELIPSKLLIVIGQSRSQVPFPPLLEAILMELLIELLREAGARLPSKVGQTMGIVGGIVIGQATVEAGLTSNILIIIVAFSALGAFSAPIYEMGTAIRITRFPFIILAGVWGINGIVIGVCVLVVHLLKLTSLNRPYLAPLYPFRIKDLKYFLIRLPHHFYRKRPVVNRPLNVFRIGWKFKKTENDLDEF
- a CDS encoding GerAB/ArcD/ProY family transporter — protein: MKSNISFVNAYIAFFIIHTSQIGMGILGVPRIVFLEAKQDAWISVLLSGLFISVIIWMIISILGKYENCNLYEIHENLFGRFIGSIINTFMVIYFIAALYSIIIAYVELSLTWGYEGVDEWVGVLVLLLVTIYAVSGGFRVIAGTCFLSFLMTIWLVFVFYQPLESINFTRILPVMSATPAQIMKGVFKTSFTMLGFETLFFIFPFIKEKKKLLFFSQLAIWSTTLIVFITTVISILFFSPKELEIHIWPVVSMISTVHFPFLERFEFIAVPLWILVIFPNLCLYLFISTKGVKQIFHLKQKHGIWVISIIIFITSFFVTKRVDNNLFFNQVGHVGFYLWFIYPILLYSISNIKSKLFSHS
- a CDS encoding NAD(P)H-dependent oxidoreductase, translated to MKTLLINAHPDFTNHNHFSVQLQDKFIDKYKNEFPDNVLTIINLYDLDIPRIEADGLLAIWNKQQSDIALNPTEAMIGKQSAALLTQFKDYHRIVISTPLHNFNITSRLKDYMDNILIARETFKYTESGSVGLMTDDYRLLLLQASGGIYTNNDRYTALDFAPNYLKEMFTNVMGFSQFDLVRAQGTDILSADKVWERANLNLDKAFSHFYEK
- a CDS encoding Ger(x)C family spore germination protein; its protein translation is MKKWLILFCCLLCTACVPPGKILERQGISTIIGYDLLDKDTYKGSISLLQFDRKEEKTSETISAVGTTSKQIRQRLEQQTSHDITSGQLRTILFDKDISEKMGISSFLDSMQRDSSIGSLIFLAITNHTEEVIKNNNYEEYPEMGSYIYHLLEKQARNEMLINSNLNDFFSTLYEIGIDPTLPIISNKNGAAPYIERVALLKDDKMVGSISLTKTLFIKLFTNRRASLGDITLNIPIEVLEKKGIPLVEKPKGDKFKITIHPIKHRGKVKLSNEDDFYLNATIKVSTIEVQPAITLNNKKSLKKLEQLLGEELSKELGDFLEELRKLNTDPIGIGRKIKSIRRYSNLSDKDLREKYLSLKLKSTIKVEIKRTGAVD
- a CDS encoding WYL domain-containing protein; the protein is MKKAERLNQELIFLSNKHEFQLKDLMKEFHISKRTALRDIEELARMGLPYYTESGRYGGYKLINQTLLPPVYFNNDEIRAIFFALNALNLLSSTPFEKSYAHIRQKLFATLPKSQQEYLDRMLEVVRYYGVAPINPPEYLALILTAIMEEKIVRMIYSQYEIINIDLQIYELFYRNGIWFCSAYEVNQEMWGTYRCDYMSECELLEEMEHTYSHRELKKFQEDHENNYHNIPFRARLTSFGKELFLKHHYPNMVLEEKDGISYLTGGYNETELDYMTHYLCSYGKHVKIEFPEQLKESYLQQLEEIKAQYL